In Miscanthus floridulus cultivar M001 unplaced genomic scaffold, ASM1932011v1 os_1337, whole genome shotgun sequence, the DNA window GCGGCCGGCGGCAGGGCGCACGGCAGCGGGCGGCGCTGGCCGGGGCAAGGCGGCGCGGGCGCCGGGCGCGGCGCGCGGCAGCGCGGTGGCCGGGTGGTGCGGGCGCGcgggcaggcggcggcggcgcgcggcgccggcggctcggcgcgcgggggcgcgggcgcaggcgcgcGGCAGCGCGGCGGCCGGGCGGTGCGGGCGCGCAGTGGTGGCAGGCTGCGGGCGTGTGGGCGCGTTGCGCGGCGCGGAGGCGGGCAGGTGGGCGTGGGGTGGCTGGCTGTGACTGCCCGACCGGTCAAAAACCGCTAAGtcccggctttgccgagtgccggatcagggacactcggcaaagatttgtttttttttatttctttgccgagtggcactcggcaaagatttaaattttttttaaaaattctttgccgagcgtctcagatctggcgctcggcaaagaaatttttttatttttaaaatactttacGAGTGCCCctggatggcactcggcaaagatttatttttttattatttctttgccgagtgctcctgtggacgcactcggcaaagaggaaatttaaaaaaaaattaaaacattctttgccgagtgcctgatggttgcactcggcaaagacaccctttgccgagtgtcatgccccggcactcaggcaaagttttttgttttttttgttttggcctctaatttttttgtgcagcctttttaaagcaccaggaactcctagttacaatttggagattttttgtagctttttgttatatttagttactttatttcgttttaaATTTTTTCGGAAattgaaatttgaactgcacgtggtacgaataatagagtttaatgattcgaaaattgatagttgttagtgagtgttgtgagaggccgtatccaggaacggacacGAAATTTTGGACATCTTGTTCAGAAACATGTCCGcaaaattgcgtgtgaagtgtttataaattctataaaaagcaaacgaagtctgaaaatcatgaaacttgttgagatgtcgtgatatcatatgtggaggctatgataaaaatttcaaaagattcgtgcacgttgtcacgtacgatgcttacaaaccaggacatctccacatgtgatatcagatatcacatgtggagatgtcctggtttgtaagcatcgtacgtgacaacgtgcacgaaatcttttgaaatttttatcatagcctccacatatgatatcacgacatctcaacaagtttcagattttcggacttcgtttgctttttatagaatttataaacacttcacacgcaaattcgcggacatgtttcgtgaacaagatgtccgaaattttgggtccgttcctggatatggcctctcacaacactcactaacatgactatcaattttcgaatcattaaactccattattcgtaccacgtgcagttcaaatttcaaatttccggaaaaattcaagtaaacgaaataaagtaactaaatataacaaaaagctacaaaaaatcctcaaattgtaactaggagttcctggtgctttaaaaaggctgcacaaaaaaattggaggccaaaaacaaaaaaaacaaaaaaactttgccgagtgccggggcatggcactcggcaaagggtgtctttgccgagtgccaaccatcaggcactcggcaaagaatgttttaaattttttttaaaaatttcctctttgccgagtgcgtccacaagagcactcggcaaaggaataataaaaaaattaaatctttgccgagtaccgtccagtgggcactcggcaaagtattctaaaaataaaaaaatttctttgctgagcgccagatctgagacgctcggcaaagaatttttttaaaaaaaatttaaatctttgccgagtgccagatctggggcactcggcaaagaaattaaaaacaaaaaaaaacaaatctttgccgagtgcctaatcgCAGatgctcggcaaagaaggccgtgacaGGACGTCGTTTCATGGatagcctatgccgagtgtagagattttgccgagagtctagcactcggcaaagaagtcctttgccgagtgcccgtgtttgccgagttgccggcactcggcaaagaaatcttttccgagtgcagcactcggcaaagaaggtctttgccgagtgcccgatttttgacactcggcaaagaattttgcactcggcaaagtctctgtttccagtagtggaaAGAGCAGACACCACTAGAAATAAAATTGTGGGTTCACATCATGAACCGCCAGTGTAAATTCATTTTTACTGCCTGTTTTCTAAAGTTTACCACCAGTAAAATACATGATTGCTACTGGCGGTTGCCTTAAGAAAACAGCCAGTAAAATATATTTATAGTGGTGGTTTTCATAACCTAGTGTCAGTACAAATAGACACCGAATATTAAAATTTaagtactaaaatttgaatttttcaaacgacctcagatggagaaataaccaaaataaaagttgtagatctcgaaaagttatagaactttgttgaTTACAAcatttccatttgaaatcatttgatgttttaaaatattgtttgaaatttaatttttaaATGGTGGAAGAACTTTGatctctctttttaatctctggctaaaacttgtaactagtctttctccctcatactaacgtCAAATTACttgattttttcctaaattttgtAAAGTCATGCTCtgtcaatttattgtgttcttacatcTAATATTTTGGTCATATTTTCTTGTGAATATTTCAAAATTGAGTTTCAAAAATGATAACTTCAAACAGCATTTTGAAACATCAAAAAATTTCAGCTAAataagtcatgaacataaaagttgtagaactcatcaagatctacaacttttattttggtcatttcttcatccaacaAAGTGGtaataaacattgttcacaaataacATATCtcatatatagtttcataaactatgtgaGAGATTTATGAATTTATGAAAATTGTATACTATCACTTTGTtgaatgaagaaataaccaaaataaaagttgtagaccttgATGAGTTCTGCAACTTTGTTATTGACGACTTTTACAGCCAAAATCATTTgctatttcaaaatcttgtttgaagttctcatttttaaaattcaaaatttgaattgtccaagccaagtcacatgaaaagatgaacaaataaaagttgtagattccGATGATTtctagaactttgtagttgacaacatttttcatttgaaattatttagggTCTCAAACAATCAATCTAAACTCGGTTGAGGATAATACGAGGGAAAAGAAAATCTATTATAGACAGATTTCAGTGTGAGGTGCAGTGGTGAGAGGAGTATCGCATGAGGGGAGGTTGTGGGTTTGAATCCTACTGGCCGTGAAGTGCACGGAGCAGGTGGTGGCTAACTGGTGGGGGGCCTCCCTTggatttttttttgctattttctgAGCCTGATTTGTAATTTTTGAAAATCATTTGTAGTGGCGATTTTCTTAAGAAAACAGCCAGTGTAAATCATTTGTAGTGGCGGTTCTCTAGAAGACGCTGTGAAGTTCACGATTTTGACTGGCCTTTGACACTAGCGGTACCGATAGACGCTTGTAGAAATAGCTTTGGAACCGCCACTAGTGAGCTCTGCTGTACTAGGGCATCCCATATTTTAATCATTTCATAAGTAATGTTACTAGAATCCACATATATATCTCCAATTATAAATGTTCTTTAATTACATGAgttatcaaatatatatatatatatatatacacacctcAAAATTTAACATAACTAGATAATCCCCGTGCGTTGGTGCGGGGATTTTGTAGCGTGGCACCGAATGAAAATATTCTTTGGTTTCTTATGAGTTTACCTTGAAATATtaattaatggaaaatacaccGTATCTGGTATGACAAAAGAGAAAGACATCTATCTAATTTGAGGCTATGGACACGAAAGCTGGCCTCCGTGGGACCCACTGGCTAAAAAACCCTCCTCACGGTCTCTCTCATCCTCTCGACTCATCTTGGCTTCTCTCCATCACGGTCTAACGGAGGAACGCTCGGTGAAGCGCGAGATGGCAGCGACGGCTGGCGGCAACTTGCGGGCGGGACGACTAGCGCGAGAGCGAAACCTCACCGGCCGCGCTGGCCACAGGGAGACCAAGCACAACCAAGCTGGGGCTGTTTCGCGGCGGAGGCGCGGCCGCCTCGTCCCCGCCGAAGATGTGGCTCAGCGAGCTCTGGCCGTTCCCGTAGCTGACGCCCTGGCCGCGGCCCATCCTCCGCCCACTCGCCGCTCCACTGGCTCTCCGCTAGCAGGTGAGAGGAAGCTTCCTGCAGTGCCACCTTGGGTCGCCGGAGGCACGTGTCGGCAGGTGCACTGCCTCGTGGTCGTCGATCTTGGGGCATTCGTGGATTAGACAGCGAGGACCCGCGTCGGCGTCGGTGCGGGGTGAGTGGGAGAAGCCGCGGCGGTGGAGCGACGAAGTGCGGGACTGCCAAGGGCATGGCGCGCCATGGGCCGAGGCAGAGGAAACTTATTTAAAGTGACTGCAGCGACCTGTTCGTTTTCTTCTGGACGTGGCAGTTACTTTTAGCCGCATTTGTTGCGGTACGGAGGAGACCGGCCGACGGGCATTGGGATGCTTCGTATTCATCAGTGCGCATTTATTTATTGGTCGTAGCCTTGTAGGCGTGAAGGACTAGACctcatttgtaggcattgggatGCTTCGTATTTATGGCCACTATGAGGGGTAATTTAGCGCCATAGACTATGACGGCCGGAAATCAGCATGGGCCGCGGGCCTTCTCAGAACATCCCCGTGCGTCGGCCTAACATGACTATGACGGCCGAGCCATCCTATCCCGTCCCCCATTCCTCTCGGAAGAGCAGCAGGACGGCGGCGGCTGCAGATTCGCCGGGCCGATGGCGGCTACAAATTCGTCCAGATGGCATTTCTGGGGTCAAGGACGTGGCGGAGTGCTCTTCGCTCTGCATGCGGCCTACCCAGTGTTTTCTCCTTTGTTTTTCTACTGCTTGGAGTTCTGCATGTTTGGCTGTGCGCTAGCGATTGATGGAGCAGCTGAAGTCATTTTGTGGTTGCGTGCTATTGCAATGCAGGATACTGAAAGACCTCCACCATAATTAATTCGTCCACACCATTTGGTACTCCCAATTCCCAGTCTGCAGCTTATGATTTACTGATTTGTGCTGGTATTTTGCAAAACCGCTAAATGAGGTTAACCGAGGCTATAGTCTGCTATAGCGTTTTTAGCTTCTGCAGACACCTACCGCTAAACAGCATAGAAGGCTATTTTAAACATTGTATGAACGTATATATTTGTGGATGGATGGAGAGGATAAGCCAGATGTTTTTTTTAATACTATGAACTTATTATTTGTGGATGGATGTATATAGGAGACGATAACGTGGTGCGTTTGAATCGGATTTGAATATCTGGATACGTACAAACTGAATATGAGAACGCCAGCAGGAAAGCGACCTTGTCGGTTCAATGAATCCGTCTGTTCAgcatgccactagtacttttgaAAAAAATTGATCTGCAATCTTATTGGGCTTGGGCAGCGGCAATGTCACGCTGCTATTTCCTCCAAACTGTTGTTAATTAGAGTAATGGGCTCCACAGTCCGCCCTATCAGCGGCAGCCTTCAGTCAATGCCAACACGcctttgtttctttattttaattttattttatCTACCACGCTTATGCGTACCTCCTTGTTTGAGCATACCTCCTTGTTTTTAAATCCTGCTgcctaagggcagtcccaatgatgtattgatggtttctatccttattaaatgacttgtcacgtaggcaaaatgctgacatggcaacgtaattaatgaagaaagagagcaaaaatcctagaaatagtttcctcatgaagaaatcaggtcttctcttgacccaatgcaccaagaaaccatgaaatcgccattggggagaaaccactagTTTCCAGGGGCTCGTACCGAAGAAGATatagttgggagagagaaaaagaaaataattattacataaAGACACCTCCACTGTGGAAGGTAGTTTCTATAGATGATTTCTTGTGCTATGGAAACCATATCAGTTTCttccattgggactgccctaagatCCGCATCTCGCTCTACCTCCACATTTCCCCAGGTTCGGTGGTGCATTGTTGTACTCTGCTAGTGTCCTCTTGTGCTGGATAGTCCGTGGGAGACAAATAGTATGGATGGAGAGGaggggaagagagggaggagggtCACGTGCTCGATTAACCCATGATTTTCTTTTGCCATTATTGCCCAACAAGCCCCGGTGTGCAATCTTATTGCTGGTTAAGGGTAAGTCTTTGTTTCTTTTTCatccttttatttttttattatgtaTATGTGTTTGTAGCATCAACCCTTTACCTTACCTCCATGTTTTGCAATCCTACCGACTGATCGCCATGGAGCAAAATATAGATCCTTCATCCCTTTGACCTTTCCCCAGGTTGGCGATGCATCTTTGCGAAAGCATGTCGGATTTACTCGTGCTGCTCTTCTACATATCCAAGATGAGCCTTGTGGGTGAGGGTATGGGCCATTAATCTCGCGTATCTTGAAAAGATTACAGAGACAATTTTTTCAGATGAGTTCAAAGTTGGCTCCGGTTGTTATTGGAGATGTTTACCGGGTATGACTAATCGTTCAAGTATTATATGCAGATGTATTATAGTTAGATTCTAATGATGATAACACCTCTGATTCAATTCTCTGGTTTCTTAATGGTACTCTTTCTTCTTCTGCCACTGCTGGTGTATTCTAATCCACAGGGCGTGTACAATGGGCAGAGATTGCTCTTGAAGAAGCTTCATCCCCTGCAAGGACTTGACGACAAGGATTTTGACAATGAATTCAATAACCCATAGAAAAGTCAACCATCAAAATTAATTGGCTACTGCCTATGAATTACAGTTTAGTTCGTGATGCATAGATGGGAATCTTATTCGTGCTCAAGAACGGTGCGAGTTTCTTTGCTTCGAATATATGCAAGGTGGAAGTCTTGACAAACATATTAACGGTATACTACTTACTGAATTACGAATTATTTAGCAGGCTACAACATGATTCGGTTGTCTTacatgttttcttttcttttcatttataTTACAGACGAGTCTTGTGATCTTGACCTGGCCGATATGTTACAAAATTATTAGAGGGGCCTGCGAGGGCTTAAACCACCTGCATAATGAACAGGAAAGGCCTATTTTTCCATCTGGACATAAAACCTTCTAACATATTCAAGGATCTGACGGCAAAAATTGGAGATCTCGGTTTGTCCAGACTGGTTGCTTCAACCCAGACCTATAAAAACTATGACCGTCAAAAGGAACACAGTAAGTTGATCAGATGCAGCATTTTTTTACCCAGTTATTTTGGCAATGCCTTAATTAAATAAGCAGGTTCCGCTTGAGTTGCACTAATAACATATCTTGATGCTGTAATTCTTGTTATATCATGAATTGGGTACTTGCCACCTGAATACATAAACTATGGTTTTATATCGAAGAAGTTTGACGTATTCACTTTGGGGGTCATAAATCTGAAAATATTCGCGGAAATAAAGGCTACTCCCACTCATCCCAAACAGTTTGCTGAGCGTGCAAGTAAAATTTCTCTCTGTGTATACTATCATGAACTGATGCATGTCTTTTTTCACTTTTAGTATCAGGTATTAATCTTTACATATGAATCCTGTGCCCAAACCGCGGCAAGCCAGCGTGCCACGTCACGGGCTTTTCGCGGGCCGTTCGATCGGGCGCGCGGACGGTCCAGATCGGGCGAGCGGCGGTCATTTTTCGAAAAACCCCTTATATTTTCGGAAATCAACTCGCGCTCCAGAGGCCCTCTCAGTATATTTTGCAAAAAAACACCTCAGATTATTTTGAAATGAACCAGCGGTCTCGGCCATCGACGTCATCTCCCCCGCCTCGCAACGCCGCTCCGCCCAGCCTGTGACTGAGAGCCAGGCTGAGGCATCCGCCCCACCGCGCCGCCAGGCGTTCGTGCCTTTCTCCGGCTGTAGCAACCGCCTCAGCCTCCATGCTCTCCACCTGTCGCGCCTCTACCGACCTCATCTACCCGCTCTCGGCCCAGCCGCCCTCAGCCCTTCGTCTATCGAGCTCGAGCCTCTCGTGCTGTGAAGGCGGATGGAAAGGGAAGGAGGATGCAGGCTCAGCTAAGCCACATCCAGCTCTTGCTCGGTGACGGGCTGACGGCGCCAAGGGCTCGGCCGTTCGCTTGCCCTCACCAGCACGCCACGTGCAGCCGTCAGCGGCAGGTCCAGGCGAACATGGAAGGGGGCGCGGAGGCTGTCCCAtggccggccgccggccgccggcttCGGCTGCCCAGAAGGGGATGGCGTCCCCCAAGGCCCAAGCCGAATGGGACAACGATAATGGCATCCTAGCCAACTACACTGGCGTTCAACTACACCAGCAACACTCGGCTGCCTGTAGCAAAGTGATGGCAGCTCTACTGCCTGCAACATATTCGAGAAAATGTCCAGCGTCTAAGGCATTAAGGTACACAGTCCTGTTCAACTACTATGACAACCTGTTTGATATATTGGTTTACCATTCACACGAGATACAACGACGGAGTCTCAGCCTAACCGTTCATGCCAGATATGTTGCAGTTGCAGGCAATAGACGCCAACcttctttgagcttttacatGACCATGGTTGTGGTACTGCAATTCTCTCTGAATCCAACAGAGTTGGATGCAAGCGCCCAGTTTTCCTTTTGTACACTCCCACCCCAATGACATCCACATGTGAAATGTTGACATTTCTCCTTTTAGTCATGCATTCTTATGATTGTGAAAAGCCGAGAACTGTATTTGCTGACGTGAACTGCCACACCATAAGATTAATATATTGATCTGAAGTTGACCAACTGTTCATATGCAGTCATACAATCCAGAAATATATAAGGTCGTGCAGCTATTTGGTGATTCTGAAGTCTCCATTTCACAATTTACTTCGAGCTTGAAAAAGTTAGATTCATGGTTGTCTCCATATGCTATGTACTTGGCATGGAAGACTCTTATCTGCACAAACAGAGAGCAAGATGAATTTCCCATGCTGCTTTATTTTGAAAGATCCCATACTGCTTTATGCAGTCACGGATGATAACTGTGGTGAAACAAGTGGAGCTCCAATTGTTGGAGCTGATAGATGGTTGCAGCTCTGAATTTAGGAGTCATCGTCTAAAGTTAGACTTATCTGAAGCAATTGTTGCCTATGGTACTTGAGATATAGTGACAACTACCATGGCTTCACGATATATACCATAAATAAGGTGGTCACACACAATTCTTGACATTatgatttcttttgttttctaACTCATACCTGTTAAACCCTTAAAGGTCTTTAGTGAGCATTTTGACATTCTGTGGTACTTTGCTGCAACATCTTAATGCTATTATCTTTTGTTTTATCTTCAATTAGCATTATTGTTTTCTGAATCCATGTGTTTCATATTATCATGACCACATATGAATACACACTCACAAAGATTCATTTAAATATGATTATTTTATGGGTGCATGCTCAAACCAAGAGATGTCTCAACATTTCTTAATGACCCATGTTACCTGCATAGATAAGCTGATAACAACAACTACTGCAAATGAAGAACAGCACAACCTGATGACTAAAAGATATGACTTCGCACAAGCTCGCCATGTTTGTAATACTGTGCTGGGAAACAAGCTGTCAAATACATCATTTCACTCGCTTTATTAAAATCAAGACCTACTTTGCTTTTGTTATATCTATACATCCACATGTTTATTCCCATGTCTACCGAAAGTGCTATAAGTACACTGAGTACTTTACTAAAGTCAATTTTGATAATAGCTTTTGCTTAATCTGAGACCTCTCTTGTGTATTATATGATTCATATAGCAAGAACTAtgctcctttttcttttcttttcttttgtgttGGAAGTGCTTTGTTATAACATTGTGACTCAAATACTCCCTCTGTTTTTATTTATATGTCCCTATTAGGTTTGTCTTAACTCAAACATTTGTatctttgaccatcaattttcTAAAAATGATAAAGATTCATGATATAAGATTTATGTTCTTCAGATCACTATATGAAAAAACATTTTCACATTATAGGATTCATACATTGTAAaactataattttttttatacaAATGGGTGACCAAAGATAGCAATATTTGACTTAGGCCAAACCTAATGTGTTATGTAaaaagaacggagggagtagtaggcATTGAGTGTGTACAAAAAACTTTTGTACATGAGTTCTCACATACTCATATGTACATTTTTTGTACTAAAATTTGTACGTGAGTATACGAAAATGCTCATGCACAAATTCCAactatatattaaaaaaaggcgtacccaatgcagagagctcccgctctgtgtgggTCTGGCGaaaggtgttagtggcaagccttatcctcgcctgtgcaatgcgaggagaccgcgattcGAACCCGGGGACCTTTTGGtccacaggcggtaagactctaccgcttgcacagGCCCACCCCTTCGACAAATTCCAACTATATATTGATACTGTTAAATATACTGCCCAATCTAGAAAGGGCGCGGCATGGCCGCACCTGGTTTTTCTAGTAGTATCTACATGCATGTCTCCCACATCTTTCTAACCATTTATTTGACAAATTCACAGGGTCATTAACAACTGGAAGAGAGGTCGCACGAGCACATCAGGAGACTCATCAGAGGAAATAGACATCCTACGTAGTGGAGGCTTGTGTCCATATAGCCACTAAGATGTTTAGATCCTAACCCACTACACCACGTCACCAAGCGGATACAGTGAACCAAACGATCTGTCGTTAAAAAGTTTTATAGCGGCAGACTTGTGCAGACGGtgtaagtcctgtcgctaaaaatctttagcgaCAGACAGTACTTTTAATGACAGACAGTCTGTTTCTGTGAATATTTATAGCAACTAATAGTCCATGCTACTCTTTAGCGACAGATGCTCTGTTACCACGCATATTATACCGACAGATCATCCAATAGTCAATGTATTTATAGCGACAGACTGTTCAATAGGACAATATAAATATACCAAAAAATAAATACGATTTTTAGCACATATCAAACCGATATTCAAGCTTAATAGTGTCCACGTATCACATGTCTGTGTACATCACATCCAGCAAAGTCAAGCACCAAAAGAATTACATGAATGCACTTCTTAGTGGGCAACACTAGTACATTGTATTTCAAatcctaaggtttgtgctaacaTATCATTTCTAAGGACTTAGGTTTGTTGCAA includes these proteins:
- the LOC136533941 gene encoding protein SPIRAL1-like 1; its protein translation is MGRGQGVSYGNGQSSLSHIFGGDEAAAPPPRNSPSLVVLGLPVASAAGEPPHAHLPASAPRNAPTRPQPATTARPHRPAAALPRACARAPARRAAGAARRRRLPARPHHPATALPRAAPGARAALPRPAPPAA